A single genomic interval of Lentimicrobiaceae bacterium harbors:
- a CDS encoding peptide MFS transporter, translating into MFKGQPKGLIPAALANMGERFGFYVMMAILLLFLNNKFGFSGSEGAIIYSVFYALIYILALVGGLIADKTKKYKNTIMAGLLLMTIGYILIAIPTETPVKNFPLILAYTCFGLFAIAFGNGLFKGNLQAVVGQLYDNPQYAEKRETGFQIFYMFINLGAMFAPIMAVGLRNWWVQFNGFKFDADLPALCNQYLNGTIAPDAQMRLSELAVQVGDKTGDLTVFANQYLNVFMEGYHYSFGIAIFAMLISLAIFVSNKKKLPDPSLKSADTKQDANVVEMDVKEIRQRMYALFAVFGVVIFFWFSFHQNGQTLTLFASDYTKMININLGFTTLQGAEVFQAFNPIFVVTLTPIIIGLFGWMRNRGWEVSTPKKIAIGMGIAALAFGIMTIGSIGLPDAAERIAKGGLTEAERVSPFLLIITYFVLTVAELFISPLGIAFVSKVAPPKYQGIMQGGWLSATALGNQLLFIGVIFYNSIPVWATWMIFVVACLISMTTMLVMLKWLERVAK; encoded by the coding sequence ATGTTTAAAGGACAACCAAAAGGACTAATTCCAGCAGCTTTAGCCAACATGGGAGAACGCTTTGGATTCTACGTAATGATGGCTATTTTGCTACTGTTTCTGAACAATAAGTTCGGATTTTCCGGCTCTGAAGGAGCTATTATTTATTCGGTTTTCTACGCTTTAATCTACATCTTAGCATTAGTTGGCGGATTAATCGCAGATAAAACGAAAAAGTACAAAAACACAATTATGGCAGGTTTGTTGCTAATGACGATTGGATATATCCTCATTGCAATTCCTACTGAAACGCCTGTAAAAAACTTCCCCTTAATTCTTGCTTATACTTGTTTCGGACTGTTTGCCATTGCTTTTGGTAACGGTTTGTTTAAAGGAAACTTGCAAGCAGTTGTGGGTCAGCTTTACGACAATCCTCAGTACGCCGAAAAACGTGAGACAGGTTTCCAAATCTTCTACATGTTTATCAACTTGGGTGCTATGTTTGCTCCTATCATGGCAGTTGGTTTAAGAAACTGGTGGGTGCAATTCAACGGATTTAAATTCGATGCTGACTTACCCGCACTTTGTAACCAATATTTAAATGGCACTATTGCACCGGACGCACAAATGCGTTTGTCGGAATTGGCTGTACAAGTAGGAGATAAAACGGGCGACTTAACTGTCTTTGCCAACCAGTATTTAAATGTTTTTATGGAAGGCTACCACTACTCTTTTGGTATTGCAATATTTGCAATGTTAATTTCTCTAGCAATTTTTGTATCAAACAAAAAGAAATTACCAGATCCTTCACTAAAATCTGCTGATACAAAACAAGATGCTAACGTAGTTGAAATGGATGTAAAAGAAATCAGACAACGTATGTACGCTCTATTTGCTGTTTTTGGCGTTGTTATTTTCTTCTGGTTCTCGTTCCACCAAAACGGACAAACACTTACACTATTTGCCAGCGACTACACAAAAATGATAAATATCAACTTAGGCTTTACTACCTTACAAGGGGCGGAAGTGTTCCAAGCATTTAATCCTATTTTTGTTGTTACGCTTACTCCTATAATCATCGGGCTATTCGGTTGGATGCGTAATAGAGGATGGGAAGTATCTACTCCTAAGAAAATTGCAATAGGTATGGGAATTGCCGCTTTAGCATTTGGAATAATGACAATAGGTTCAATAGGATTGCCGGATGCTGCAGAAAGAATTGCAAAGGGCGGACTAACCGAAGCTGAACGTGTTTCGCCATTCTTGTTGATTATTACTTATTTTGTTTTAACCGTTGCCGAACTGTTTATTTCTCCTTTGGGCATTGCTTTCGTTTCGAAAGTTGCTCCTCCAAAATATCAAGGAATTATGCAAGGCGGATGGCTAAGTGCTACTGCTTTAGGAAATCAACTTCTATTTATCGGTGTTATTTTCTACAATAGCATTCCGGTATGGGCAACATGGATGATTTTCGTTGTAGCATGTCTAATCTCTATGACTACAATGTTAGTAATGCTCAAATGGTTAGAACGAGTTGCTAAGTAA